One region of Miscanthus floridulus cultivar M001 chromosome 19, ASM1932011v1, whole genome shotgun sequence genomic DNA includes:
- the LOC136529923 gene encoding peroxidase P7-like → MSPSRTCSWLVPLILSILLACTANGDHLKVGYYDKTCPDLQQIVHSVMASRVDADQSMAPAVLRLFFHDCFVDGCDGSVLLDGAPFSESEKDATPNANSLRGFDVIDEIKSYAERACPATVSCADILALASRDAVALLGGPTWKVQLGRKDSRGANRTGAEYGLPAPNSTLAELIDLFKQYDLDARDMAALSGAHTIGTARCHHYRNRVYGYNGEGGADIDPSFAELRRQTCQSAYDAPAPFDEQTPMRFDNAYYRDLVARRGLLTSDQALYGCGGLLDHLVEMYSTDGEAFAKDFARAMVKMGKIPPPPEMRVEVRLSCSKINW, encoded by the exons ATGTCGCCTTCCAGGACCTGTTCATGGCTGGTTCCCCTGATCCTCTCGATTCTTCTCGCGTGCACGGCCAACGGCGACCATCTAAAGGTCGGCTACTACGACAAGACGTGCCCCGACTTGCAGCAGATCGTGCACTCCGTGATGGCGTCCAGGGTCGACGCCGACCAGTCGATGGCGCCCGCTGTGCTCCGCCTCTTCTTCCATGACTGCTTCGTCGAC GGATGCGACGGCTCCGTCCTCCTGGACGGGGCGCCCTTCTCCGAGAGCGAGAAGGACGCCACGCCCAACGCCAACTCGCTCCGGGGCTTCGACGTGATCGACGAGATCAAGTCCTACGCCGAGCGTGCCTGCCCGGCCACGGTCTCCTGCGCCGACATCCTCGCGCTCGCCTCCCGCGACGCCGTCGCCCTGCTCGGGGGCCCGACCTGGAAAGTGCAGCTCGGGCGCAAGGACTCGCGCGGCGCCAACAGGACCGGTGCCGAATACGGCCTCCCAGCCCCGAACTCCACCCTCGCCGAGCTCATTGACCTGTTCAAGCAGTACGACCTCGACGCACGCGACATGGCAGCGCTATCCGGCGCGCACACCATCGGCACGGCGCGGTGCCACCACTACAGGAACCGAGTCTACGGCTACAACGGCGAGGGCGGCGCCGACATCGATCCCTCGTTTGCGGAGCTGCGCCGGCAGACGTGCCAGTCCGCTTATGACGCGCCGGCGCCGTTCGACGAGCAGACCCCGATGAGGTTCGACAACGCGTACTACCGGGACCTTGTGGCTCGCCGCGGCCTCCTCACCTCCGACCAGGCGCTCTACGGCTGCGGTGGACTGCTGGACCATCTGGTGGAAATGTATAGCACGGACGGCGAGGCGTTCGCCAAGGATTTCGCCAGGGCAATGGTGAAGATGGGCAAAATACCACCGCCACCAGAGATGCGGGTGGAGGTGAGACTCAGCTGCAGTAAGATCAACTGGTGA